A genomic stretch from Candidatus Bathyarchaeia archaeon includes:
- a CDS encoding sulfide/dihydroorotate dehydrogenase-like FAD/NAD-binding protein — translation MGKVVSKKRLGRGVVWMEVEAGLVAGRAKPGQFVIVRVDEKGERVPLTVYRQNTEKGTVELVFQEVGKTTLKLSRLNVGDEILDLVGPLGKPFQEKLYGSVVVVGGGVGAAEAYPVAQALKKAGNHVTAILGARSADLLILEEEFRNLVDEVYIATDDGSRGRKGTVVDVLKDLIAQRVEINMVYAVGPAIMMKAVSEATKPYGVKTLVSLNPIMLDGTGMCGSCRVSVGGETKLTCVDGPEFDGHQVDFEQLMARQRMYLEAEKKALQRFLEESA, via the coding sequence GTGGGGAAAGTGGTTTCGAAGAAGCGCCTCGGCCGAGGCGTGGTTTGGATGGAGGTTGAGGCGGGACTCGTGGCAGGTAGGGCGAAGCCCGGCCAATTCGTGATCGTGAGGGTGGATGAGAAGGGTGAGAGAGTGCCCCTGACAGTCTACCGGCAAAACACAGAGAAGGGCACGGTGGAGCTTGTATTCCAGGAGGTGGGAAAGACCACGTTAAAGCTGAGCCGCCTTAACGTTGGGGACGAGATCCTAGACCTTGTAGGACCCCTGGGGAAGCCGTTTCAAGAAAAACTCTACGGCTCAGTCGTGGTGGTTGGAGGCGGCGTAGGCGCGGCTGAAGCCTACCCGGTGGCCCAGGCCCTCAAAAAAGCAGGCAACCATGTCACAGCCATTCTAGGAGCTCGAAGCGCCGACCTCCTCATACTGGAGGAGGAGTTTAGAAACCTCGTAGACGAGGTTTACATCGCAACCGACGATGGATCCAGGGGGCGGAAGGGAACGGTTGTCGATGTCCTCAAAGACCTCATCGCGCAACGGGTAGAAATCAACATGGTTTACGCGGTCGGCCCAGCCATCATGATGAAGGCCGTGTCCGAGGCTACGAAGCCCTACGGGGTGAAGACGCTGGTAAGCCTTAACCCCATCATGCTCGATGGAACAGGCATGTGTGGGTCATGCCGAGTCTCGGTGGGGGGTGAAACAAAGCTCACCTGCGTGGACGGCCCAGAGTTCGACGGGCATCAAGTAGACTTTGAACAGTTGATGGCTCGACAGCGAATGTACTTGGAAGCGGAGAAGAAGGCCCTGCAAAGGTTTTTGGAGGAATCCGCTTGA